One part of the Arabidopsis thaliana chromosome 1 sequence genome encodes these proteins:
- a CDS encoding nucleic acid binding protein (nucleic acid binding; FUNCTIONS IN: nucleic acid binding; INVOLVED IN: biological_process unknown; LOCATED IN: cellular_component unknown; EXPRESSED IN: cultured cell; CONTAINS InterPro DOMAIN/s: Spen paralogue and orthologue SPOC, C-terminal (InterPro:IPR012921), RNA recognition motif, RNP-1 (InterPro:IPR000504); Has 48205 Blast hits to 29216 proteins in 1385 species: Archae - 84; Bacteria - 5862; Metazoa - 21406; Fungi - 6566; Plants - 7294; Viruses - 1352; Other Eukaryotes - 5641 (source: NCBI BLink).), whose product MACAEQPIKKRRLYESIPESHPPPPPQLESQSPSTVVSSFPAPVTPSPPSQEEIQTRSRNREEIRRVHDCYKRLKSCVAQRDGGGRSANLEQAYRSLISASRGCTSVKRLVADLVPRYALYCPTAIGDAVQAVIDMHNFSLEALKRGQDADGVAFQTAKACIFGLVDLCSAALSKKTSSPGARDICSAVFRNVLTFFVLSFEGKNIFQIVDKSDLKLQDPDEIFSQLMQKLSDGNSLPLIKLSQFRVLALLKVFFNFPKKSIATCFGFFNSSSTEDVATGRYLITHMTEKINDIDAASIEPEVDENSGQTGSNNIEATGKNAEGLNGVQEASNSLTSCLLEMVIRKSSSIGRWAFFQYKKICSLSSFVDISSAVTSLEGIFGFVGKNIKLEDCQMDSDEDDYGKFSVSHVKPHSSADNDVRSSAGSVYDAGGSRSMDFETVDQRDLSCGRSSVPRGLLNQHTPSPSARGPSDLRSNSTDRRNNFVLAGSPVYQAVPHGPSSGQIAWYLDGDPTAFDIFPASGQLWLGYLGPDETEGHLRFQLDRYGPVDRFFFDPVKGFALAEYRSIIDAIRAREYLRAQFPWRIKFMDIGVGARGSLNGVAYGYCTHLYIGGISSQWERDEIVHESRQALYKGPRMVTDLYYEHALLMEFDTPDDAAIVMAHLRFFRGEKSKFHLASINRPLPHEDGGSHPERHLQVPPSSKQDSGSGEYVSPLMSTDNHCNSVPPGATFQQNWPAAGSTLVNSAQGVSGTPPCVPIPAPGQPAVPATPTSQIPPSPFVQQPIYPPPNSSWDTRSLISPSGDAVATSSQMQGPPAQQVSGPFMPPPVHPVSQPQGPQVQQFDQLYPPPPLGHSLPSVLQPPLQPQSQPPEPPPEMMPPPPQALPPPLPHSHPPLVPPPPFSPLLSPRLPPMVTQLCGSEASKQNIGHQWQGALSKSGVHYSTIIAQRLESDICKYIIGSPEPVQWPVKLDMTKRTDMKNVKATFANTQPHKREVCQLIPAAFSDRKGLQDFITYLKQRDCAGVIKIPASSPMWARHLFILPHSQETCSLLSVSPSSSECLIGLVLPKDTNAEAS is encoded by the exons ATGGCTTGCGCCGAGCAGCCTATCAAAAAGCGTCGTCTGTATGAGTCAATCCCTGAATCTCACCCTCCGCCACCACCGCAACTAGAATCCCAATCCCCTTCTACGGTGGTAAGCTCGTTCCCGGCTCCGGTGACACCGTCGCCTCCATCTCAGGAGGAAATTCAAACGAGAAGTAGGAACAGAGAAGAGATTCGAAGAGTGCATGACTGCTATAAGCGTCTTAAATCTTGTGTTGCTCAGAGAGATGGTGGCGGCCGCTCTGCGAATCTTGAGCAAGCGTATCGCTCCCTCATCTCCGCTTCCAGAG GTTGTACTAGCGTTAAGCGCCTTGTGGCTGATCTCGTTCCTCGATATGCATTGTACTGTCCTACGGCTATTGGAGATGCAGTGCAAGCTGTTATTGACATGCATAACTTCAGCTTGGAAGCTTTAAAGAGAGGACAAGATGCTGATGGTGTTGCTTTTCAAACTGCTAAAGCCTGCATATTTGGTCTAGTTGACCTATGTTCTGCTGCTTTATCGAAGAAAACGTCATCACCAGGGGCTCGAGATATCTGCTCTGCCGTGTTCAGAAATGTGTTAACCTTCTTTGTGCTTTCTTTTGAGGGGAAAAATATCTTCCAGATAGTTGATAAGAGCGATTTGAAGTTGCAAGATCCTGACGAAATTTTTTCTCAGCTGATGCAAAAACTTTCAGATGGAAACTCGTTACCTTTGATCAAATTATCCCAGTTTCGTGTTTTAGCTTTACTGAAAGTATTCTTCAACTTCcctaaaaaatcaattgcCACTTGTTTCGGATTCTTCAATTCTTCATCCACGGAGGATGTAGCAACGGGGAGGTATCTCATTACTCATATGACAGAAAAGATTAATGATATTGATGCCGCTAGTATTGAACCTGAAGTAGACGAGAATTCTGGTCAGACAGGTTCTAACAATATAGAGGCTACTGGTAAGAATGCAGAAGGGTTGAATGGTGTACAAGAAGCATCAAACAGTCTAACGAGCTGCTTGTTAGAAATG GTTATTAGGAAGAGTTCCTCCATTGGTAGGTGGGCCTTCTTTcagtataagaaaatatgcaGCCTGTCATCCTTCGTGGATATATCCAGTGCTGTTACTTCTCTAGAGGGAATCTTTggatttgttggaaaaaatatcaagttAGAAGATTGTCAAATGGACAGTGACGAGGATGATTATGgaaaattttcagtttcacATGTGAAACCTCACAGTTCTGCAGACAATGATGTCCGCTCTAGTGCTGGATCGGTTTATGATGCTGGAGGTTCACGATCTATGGATTTTGAGACTGTTGACCAGAGAGACTTGTCATGTGGTAGATCTTCAGTCCCAAGGGGATTATTAAACCAGCATACACCATCTCCTTCTGCAAGAGGGCCTTCAGATTTAAGAAGTAACTCTACGGATCGTAGGAACAATTTTGTTCTTGCAGGATCACCTGTTTATCAGGCAGTACCCCATGGCCCTTCATCAGGGCAAATTGCTTGGTATTTGGATGGGGACCCCACTgcttttgacatttttccgGCTTCGGGGCAGTTGTGGTTAGGCTATTTAGGACCAGATGAAACAGAAGGTCATCTAAGGTTTCAGCTTGACAGGTACGGCCCTGTAGACCGTTTCTTTTTTGATCCAGTGAAAGGATTTGCTCTAGCAGAATATAGAAGCATAATTGATGCAATCAGAGCTCGAGAATATCTGCGAGCGCAATTTCCTTGGCGCATTAAATTTATGGATATAGGAGTGGGTGCAAGGGGATCTTTGAATGGAGTAGCATATGGTTATTGTACTCATCTGTATATTGGAGGCATCAGTAGCCAGTGGGAGAGGGATGAAATTGTCCATGAGTCGCGGCAAGCCCTTTATAAGGGGCCTCGCATGGTGACTGACCTGTACTATGAACATGCCCTTCTGATGGAGTTTGATACACCTGATGATGCTGCAATTGTAATGGCCCATCTCAGGTTTTTTCGGGGAGAAAAGAGTAAATTTCATTTGGCATCAATCAATCGTCCTTTGCCTCATGAAGATGGAGGAAG TCATCCAGAGAGGCACCTTCAAGTACCTCCCTCATCAAAACAGGATAGTGGTTCAGGAGAATATGTTTCCCCCTTAATGAGTACGGATAACCACTGTAATTCTGTACCTCCTGGAGCTACCTTTCAGCAAAACTGGCCTGCAGCTGGTAGCACTCTTGTGAATTCTGCACAAGGAG TCTCAGGAACTCCTCCATGTGTGCCCATACCAGCTCCGGGCCAGCCTGCAGTGCCTGCTACACCGACATCTCAAATCCCTCCATCTCCGTTTGTTCAACAACCCATTTACCCTCCTCCAAACAGCTCTTGGGATACAAGATCCCTAATCTCTCCAAGCGGTGATGCTGTAGCAACATCATCTCAGATGCAAGGACCTCCAGCGCAACAGGTTTCAGGTCCCTTCATGCCGCCTCCTGTGCATCCAGTCTCTCAGCCACAAGGACCTCAAGTTCAGCAATTTGATCAATTGTACCCACCTCCGCCTTTAGGACATTCATTACCTTCTGTACTCCAGCCACCACTACAACCTCAATCCCAGCCACCGGAACCACCGCCTGAAATGATGCCGCCTCCGCCTCAAGCTCTACCACCTCCTTTGCCTCACTCACACCCACCTCTggttcctcctcctcctttttCTCCACTGTTGTCCCCACGCTTACCTCCAATGGTCACCCAGTTGTGTGGATCAGAGGCTTCCAAACAGAACATAGGGCACCAATGGCAGGGTGCTTTGTCCAAAAGTGGAGTTCATTACTCCACCATCATTGCACAGAGATTGGAATCAGACATTTGCAAATATATCATTGGATCTCCCGAGCCTGTGCA ATGGCCAGTTAAACTGGATATGACTAAGCGCACGGATATGAAGAACGTAAAAGCTACTTTTGCGAATACACAACCACACAAA AGGGAGGTTTGTCAGTTAATTCCTGCTGCTTTCAGCGATCGCAAAGGG CTCCAAGATTTCATAACATACTTGAAGCAGAGAGATTGTGCAGGAGTAATAAAGATCCCTGCATCAAGTCCCATGTGGGCAAGGCATCTCTTCATTCTTCCACACTCGCAAGAGACATGTTCCTTGCTTTCTGTTTCCCCATCTTCCTCGGAATGCTTGATCGGTTTGGTTTTGCCAAAGGATACAAATGCTGAGGCCTCATGA